The following DNA comes from Methanosarcina vacuolata Z-761.
GTAAGGATTATGGAGAGCTTCTTATAATCAAATACAGGAGCTTAGAATAAGCCGTCCTTTACTCTCAAGTTAAGCCAGGGTTTACTCACGGATACTTTGAAATCTTAGACGGCTTTTTCTCTTTTTACACGCATGTCTTTTCGAGGTCAGCCCCCATTTTTTTTAGCAGAGTGTCTCTTACATATTTTACTGTAAGCAGCAACACAATTAAGGATATTTCAAAGATTGTGTTGGATTCTGGGAAGAATATAAGTGAAATTGACATCATGAGAACAAGTAATCCTAATGTAAACCATTTAACTAATCTAATTGGCCAGTTTGACTGATTATTGGAATCTATATTTTTTGTTTTATTGTGCATCCACATTCCTACAATGATAGACAATGTAAAGGAAATACTGGCTAGAAATAATAGTACTTTTATTAATAAATCTATACCAAGTGATGAACCGTCTGAATATTCGTTAAAATTGATTGTTTTGATTATGTATACTGCAACAAACAGTAGTAATAAAGATAACCAGATAATTTGTATTATAATACCTTTTATAGAGCATGATGATGGTTCAATTTTATTATAATTCTGAAGACTTTCAGTATCCAATTAATCACCTATCTCAAAACTTAACGATTAACCTTAAACATGTCTTCCTAAATTTATCTTTTGATTTTAACCAATTTTTCCTGAAGATTTACTGAACTCGATTATTCCATATACAATAGGAATGTAATCGTTTTCATTGATTGCCATCAGGTTAAATATCTAAAACTTAATAAAATAAGCACAAACGGGAAGCGTTTATGAACTGAAACAGATTGTGTGAAGCTTCTTATAATCAAATACAGAAGCTTAAATAAGCCGTCCTTTACTCTCAAGTTATCTCAAGTTAAACCAGTATTTACTCCAGATTTTTTGAAATCTTTCCTATTAATTGTTTTCCTGCATATGTCAATGCAATTAAGTATACATCAAAGAGGCGGTCAAATTCTGGGAAAAACATACGTGGAATTAATATCATGAGAATAAAAAGTCCGAATATAATCCACTTAACTGTATTCATTATCTCTTTTGAATTATTATAGGAATAACAACTTTTTATTTTATAACACGTCCATATGCCTTGAAGAATTGAAACTATAAAGAAAAATAAAGCTAAAAATAATGCTGCTTTTATTAATGAACCGTCATCATATTCATTAAAGTCGATTATTTCGATCTCAGATACTGCAAACCAGAGTAATAATACAGAGAGCGCGAGAATTTGGATGATTCTATCTTTTATAGAATATGATGACGGTTCAATTTTATTATAAGTCTGAAGACTTTCAGTACTCATTTAATCACCGATCTCAAAACTTTACGATTAACCTTAAACACGTATTCATAAATTTATCTTTTGATTTTAACCAATTTTTATTGAAGATTAACTGAACTCAATCATTGCATATACTATAGGAATTAAGAGTTATCACCGATTAAGAAAATTAGTTAGAGCAAAAAAAGCATAAGGAATGCAGAAGCAAAACTAAAAGCATAAGGAAGACACGATTTTGCCTTAAACAATTTTCAGATCTACTTTGTTTGGTTCTGTGTACAGTACCCGCTAAGATACAATTAGTTTACACAATTTTGATTCCCAGAATCCGCGCAAGTTCTATTGCTTGCTCTGCATTGACTATAGCTCCTCTGAGTTCCTTGCATGTATCGGATACTGCAATCCCGTCGATGATACAATCCGTTAAATCAATGTCTTTGAGTAAGGCTTTAAAGAAATCTGCTCCTGTGAAATTAACCGCTTTCAGCCTGGGCTTCTTTAGCCGAATCTCGGATAAGAAGGCTTCCGTGAAATTGCAGTCACGAATGGTGCAGTTTTCCAGTACAGAACTTGAAAAATCCGCATATCGAAAGGAATCGTCTGTTAAAGAGGTTTCTTTCATGCAGCTCTTGCTGAAGTTACCGCCATCGCCCTTGCACTTTAACATTTTGGAGCCTTTCCAGTAGCTGTCCATAAATCTGCAATTCGCAAAATTGCAGTTATCAAACACCGAATTGTAAAAGAGGGTTTTTGAAAAATCACAATTGTTGAATTGGCATTGTATAAACTGTACCGACTCGAATTCTATCCTTGCGATATCGACGTCCGAAAGCGTCTCGCCTTCAAAGCGTGTGTTTTCTATGTAATTGTCATCGGATTTTGCGGCTATAATTCTGCTTTCCAACATGCTTCCGTCTCCATATATTGATGTTTCCAGATGGTTATACTATAAGAGTTAGGAATAAAAGACTCAGAGTTAGGAATAAAAGACCCTAAATAATATTAACAAATTCAACTGGTAAAATAGTATTTTCTGACATCACATTTATTATTTATATAACACACAGATAAATGGAAATTTTGTGATTTCTTGATCTAAGTTACAATGTCAAAACTCAGTATTTGAAGGATGGAGGAAACTCTCAGATGAGAGAAGAAGAAAAGATATTTTCGGGCAAAATGTTTGATTCGCGCAATAAAGAACTGAGAGACATCAAACATAAGGCGCACACTGCATGTCAAAGATACAATGCAATGGACGAATATGATCCCGACCGTTTGCCAATTATCAAGGAATTTATTGGCGGCATCGGCAAGAAATATTATTTTCAGGGACCTATTCAGTTCAATTACGGCTGTCACACCTTTATTGGAGAAAACTTTGTTGCGAATTTCAATCTTATGGTTATGGATGACGCACGTATTTATATTGGCGACAATGTATGCTTCGGGCCGAATGTTTCGTTAATGGCCACTTCTCATCCCCTGATTGCCCGGGAACGTATAGGAACAGACGAAAACGGGAACACGATAATGGCAGAATACGCCGAAGAAATCCATATCGGCAACAACGTGTGGATCGCATGTAATGTTGTTGTACTGGGCGGCGTACATATAGGTAACAATGTGGTAATCGGTGCCGGCAGCGTCGTAACAAAAGATATTCCGGATAATCATCTTGCTTTTGGCAACCCTTGCCGTCCGGTTCGTCCGATCACCGAAGCTGACAGTAAAAAGCATTTGATTTTGGAAGAAGATCTCAAGCATTTTGGATATAACGTTAAATAATTGAGGTCAAATCAAGGTCAAATTAAGGTCAAACTGTATCTGAATTTCATAAAAGAGAAAACGAAAAGAGCATCGTTAGACATTAAACTAGGCAAGTCAGGTATTAAGAAATATGGTTTGGTTTTTATAAATGCTGCCATTATTATCGAAATACTCAAATATTTAAATTCACATTTTTCTTTATGCTGTTAATAAAAACAAAAATCGGGCCAAGTAAGATAAACGGTATTGGTCTTTTCGCTAATCAATTTATTCCAAAAGGAACTGTAATATGGAAATTTCACTCTGGATATGATATCAAAATTGATAAAAATGAACTTGCTAAACTGTCGGAGATAACGAAAGACTGTTTTTTGAAATACGCATATCTTAATCCGGATACAGATAAATACATTCTATGTCTTGATGATGCTCGTTATTTTAATCACTCCGATGATCCTAATTGCATAGATGAATCTCCCATAGAAGAGAACGAAGGAATAACTTTCGCTGCAAGAGATATACAATCAGGCGAAGAGCTTACTTCTGACTACAGAAAATATGATGCAGATTATGACTACAAAATGAGTATCCCTTGATTTTGAATTTGATGACTAAATAGCGTGCCAATCTTTCAATAAATTCAAAGTCAAATTTTTGAGTACTGTAATATAAAAGAAAAGAGCATCAAAAGAAAGCTCTCTTCTTTCAATATTCTTCAAATACTCTTTCAATATTCTTCAAATACTCTTTCAATATTCTTCAAATACTCTTTCAATATTCTTCAAATACTCTTTCAATATTCTTCCTATATATTTTTACATTTTCTTTTTATAGAACCCGAAATAGATTCCACCAATGGCTGCTACCACGAAGAGCATTCCAAAAATATCAGAACCCGAGAATGAGAAACCATTATCCTCTGGCTCGTCTGCGGAATCTTTCTGCATCTCATAGCCTTCAACATAATCCGGGTCAGCAGTTGATTTCGAGACCTCGGGTGCAGGTTCGGGAGAATCGATTCCATATCCTGCATCGCTCTCTACAACAGTCTGATTGTTGCTCTCCGTACTCCGAATTACAGGCGTTGAACTTCCTTTATTGCCACTACTACTGTGTTTTTCACCATTGCTGCTTTGTTTTTCAGTTTCTTCCTGTTCAAGGGATTCCTGCGTAGCATTTTCTATTGCTTCGCTAAAACCTGGGACCGAGACCATGCCTGATACATAGCTGTTGAGAAGGGGATTTCCGCATGTATGATGGCAGCAGGTAACTCCATCTTCGACTACGGAGTCTTCATATTCCGTAGCAAGGCTTTCGAGTACCTCATCAGAGGCATCCCAGTTGCCTTTGCGGGCGGTCTCCAGCATCCGGGCTGTCATGGACTGGTAAGCATAAGGATTATTCTGCTTAATCCAGTCGCTTAGTTCCTGGTCCGCCACGTATGTCTTATACACCTGGTTCCACATGTCATCACTGATCAAATCCGGGTTCGTAGCTTCCCAGCCCCATAAGTTCTCAACGAAATCCGACATTTCCCTGGCTCCTGCATAACCGCTTCCCTGCATACCTTCAATCCACTTTGAATTGAAATATCTGGAGTAGGTTTCCCTCGTAAGAAACTTTTCCAGGGTTTCGGTTTTCTCGTCCCCGTTTGTCAGCATGTTCGTGATATATGAATCAGGGTACTTTCCTTCCGAAACGGAACTGATCGCAAGATTCAAACCTCCAAGATACTGGAAGAAATCATCATTGTCCAGAGTCCCGTAGAGGTTTGTGCTCCGGCTGTGCACTGTAGCTTCAACCCCTTCAAGGTTCTTTTCGAAAAGCTCCTTCAGGTCTTCCCCCCATACGTCTTCTCCATAGGCGTTGCACATCTTGTTGATGTAAAGCTCTGCAAGCGCGTCGTTGCTTTCCCAGGTATCACTTGAAGAGATCGCATTGGGAAGGCCTGTTCCGTAGGCGCCGTCCGAAGACCCGAAAATCCTGAGCAGGGCAAGGTCCAGAGCCTCACTATCATTAAGAGAACCGTCGCTCGTCAAAGAAGATTTCAGTGCATCAGCATTTTCCCGGACATAATTGGGAGAGTCTTCCTGGGCATAAGCCAGTTTTACGGCCTTGTCCAGCAGGCGGACCTTATCAGGGTA
Coding sequences within:
- a CDS encoding SET domain-containing protein; protein product: MLLIKTKIGPSKINGIGLFANQFIPKGTVIWKFHSGYDIKIDKNELAKLSEITKDCFLKYAYLNPDTDKYILCLDDARYFNHSDDPNCIDESPIEENEGITFAARDIQSGEELTSDYRKYDADYDYKMSIP
- a CDS encoding pentapeptide repeat-containing protein encodes the protein MLESRIIAAKSDDNYIENTRFEGETLSDVDIARIEFESVQFIQCQFNNCDFSKTLFYNSVFDNCNFANCRFMDSYWKGSKMLKCKGDGGNFSKSCMKETSLTDDSFRYADFSSSVLENCTIRDCNFTEAFLSEIRLKKPRLKAVNFTGADFFKALLKDIDLTDCIIDGIAVSDTCKELRGAIVNAEQAIELARILGIKIV
- a CDS encoding sugar O-acetyltransferase, with the protein product MREEEKIFSGKMFDSRNKELRDIKHKAHTACQRYNAMDEYDPDRLPIIKEFIGGIGKKYYFQGPIQFNYGCHTFIGENFVANFNLMVMDDARIYIGDNVCFGPNVSLMATSHPLIARERIGTDENGNTIMAEYAEEIHIGNNVWIACNVVVLGGVHIGNNVVIGAGSVVTKDIPDNHLAFGNPCRPVRPITEADSKKHLILEEDLKHFGYNVK